The following are encoded together in the Hemicordylus capensis ecotype Gifberg chromosome 4, rHemCap1.1.pri, whole genome shotgun sequence genome:
- the LOC128325419 gene encoding uncharacterized protein LOC128325419 — translation MAGRRGMLKRKPNFTLQEIDILMSEVLKYEQLLFGAASTNVNAYEKQKIWWRITNKINAAGRNQRDIGEVKNRWRGLRRRANDKIARHRLQRQAQPPAERPHPTLLQGGGSGEPPSRPELGPEWCLHGVCPLDTPPLGTMEVVAAAAAAALQGVKEEPVKEEPIDVKSEPFHPLPNEAVHQRVTRGAERRLLRSSCRAPDDPCEGWSRSPPNSSQTELSIGEIGGRQEALSLDYASITFDQESPDGHLTDCNMGDMVAPMTVPLQEGLSESSHLSLAERRIVQSNEQLVQEVRAFRQEYTESRRETASILHSIAEALSGVCSSLSEIRDLYLRQQVVPKQ, via the exons ATGGCCGGGCGGCGCGGGATGCTGAAGCGCAAGCCCAACTTCACGCTGCAGGAGATCGACATCCTCATGAGCGAGGTGCTCAAGTACGAGCAGCTGCTCTTCGGGGCCGCCTCCACCAACGTGAACGCCTACGAGAAGCAGAAGATCTGGTGGCGCATCACCAACAAGATCAACGCGGCCGGGCGCAACCAGCGCGACATCGGCGAGGTCAAGAACCGCTGGCGAGGCCTGCGACGCCGCGCCAACGACAAGATCGCCCGGCACCGCCTGCAGCGCCAAGCGCAGCCCCCCGCCgagcgcccccaccccaccctcctgcAGGGCGGTGGCAGCGGCGAGCCGCCCAGCCGGCCCGAGCTCGGCCCGGAATGGTGCCTGCACGGCGTGTGCCCTTTGGACACGCCGCCGCTGGGCACcatggaggtggtggcggcggcggcggcggcggctcttcAGG GTGTGAAGGAAGAGCCAGTGAAGGAAGAGCCAATAGATGTGAAGTCAGAgccattccatcctcttccaaATGAGGCCGTCCATCAGCGTGTGACCCGGGGGGCTGAGAGGCGGCTGCTCAGGAGCTCTTGCCGTGCTCCTGATGATCCCTGTGAGGGCTGGAGCAGAAGCCCCCCAAATTCCTCACAGACTGAACTCTCAATCGGTGAGATTGGGGGACGGCAAGAGGCTCTGAGTTTGGATTATGCAAGCATCACATTTGACCAGGAGTCACCAGATGGGCACCTGACTGATTGTAACATGGGAGATATGGTAGCTCCTATGACTgtgccacttcaggaagggctcTCAGAAAGCAGCCACCTTAGCCTAGCAGAGAGGCGGATTGTCCAGTCTAATGAGCAGCTGGTACAGGAAGTGCGTGCCTTCCGGCAGGAGTACACTGAAAGCCGCAGGGAGACTGCCTCAATCTTGCACAGCATTGCTGAAGCCCTGAGTGGTGTCTGCAGCAGCCTGTCCGAGATCCGGGATCTCTATCTCCGTCAGCAGGTGGTACCCAAGCAATGA
- the SHISA4 gene encoding protein shisa-4 isoform X2, producing the protein MDRNGSWHSGFDCNFFSFCCGDCYHRYCCLDPRKQISERQQKHCLAFGPKAIAGIASAVILFVAIVATIVCCFLCSCCYLYQRRHHLQTPYHGQEIPLSGYPAPPPGPYPMDPKAGPAPFNPGYAPVAAYPPTVQAAQYPLYPPGPPYYNPAAPPPYLPPQPQPQPPPQFST; encoded by the exons ATGGACAGGAATGGCTCGTGGCATTCTGGCTTCGACTGCAACTTTTTCTCCTTCTGCTGCGGAGACTGTTATCATCGCTACTGCTGCCTTGACCCCAGGAAACAAATCTCTGAGCGGCAGCAAAAGCACTGCTTGgcatttgg CCCCAAAGCAATTGCTGGCATCGCTTCAGCTGTGATACTCTTTGTGGCTATTGTTGCCACCATCGTTTGTTGCTTCCTGTGCTCCTGCTGCTATCTGTACCAACGACGGCATCACCTTCAGACACCATACCATG gtCAGGAAATCCCACTGTCTGGCTACCCAGCCCCACCTCCTGGCCCATACCCTATGGATCCCAAAGCGGGGCCAGCACCATTTAACCCTGGCTATGCACCTGTGGCGGCTTATCCCCCTACAGTTCAAGCTGCACAGTACCCTCTGTACCCACCTGGGCCACCGTACTACAACCCGGCAG CTCCCCCACCCTACCTCCCACCACAACCGCAGCCGCAGCCGCCGCCACAGTTCAGCACCTGA
- the SHISA4 gene encoding protein shisa-4 isoform X1, with protein MGAWALAGMVLCSLAAASLVSADEDCKLYMDRNGSWHSGFDCNFFSFCCGDCYHRYCCLDPRKQISERQQKHCLAFGPKAIAGIASAVILFVAIVATIVCCFLCSCCYLYQRRHHLQTPYHGQEIPLSGYPAPPPGPYPMDPKAGPAPFNPGYAPVAAYPPTVQAAQYPLYPPGPPYYNPAAPPPYLPPQPQPQPPPQFST; from the exons TCTCAGCTGATGAGGACTGCAAGTTGTACATGGACAGGAATGGCTCGTGGCATTCTGGCTTCGACTGCAACTTTTTCTCCTTCTGCTGCGGAGACTGTTATCATCGCTACTGCTGCCTTGACCCCAGGAAACAAATCTCTGAGCGGCAGCAAAAGCACTGCTTGgcatttgg CCCCAAAGCAATTGCTGGCATCGCTTCAGCTGTGATACTCTTTGTGGCTATTGTTGCCACCATCGTTTGTTGCTTCCTGTGCTCCTGCTGCTATCTGTACCAACGACGGCATCACCTTCAGACACCATACCATG gtCAGGAAATCCCACTGTCTGGCTACCCAGCCCCACCTCCTGGCCCATACCCTATGGATCCCAAAGCGGGGCCAGCACCATTTAACCCTGGCTATGCACCTGTGGCGGCTTATCCCCCTACAGTTCAAGCTGCACAGTACCCTCTGTACCCACCTGGGCCACCGTACTACAACCCGGCAG CTCCCCCACCCTACCTCCCACCACAACCGCAGCCGCAGCCGCCGCCACAGTTCAGCACCTGA